In the genome of Paralichthys olivaceus isolate ysfri-2021 chromosome 10, ASM2471397v2, whole genome shotgun sequence, the window CACGAGCTGCTCGTTAAAGGAGCAGTTCACTCAAACATGaactcagtgacatcatcagctcagactcctgtaaacacacagcCAGGACAAAAGGATGTGGAGCACAAGTGCATGCTGGGTATTAATTCACGGGCCGCATCCTTCAGACGACACGAAGGACGGTGTGGTGAAGAGAGCTCCGCCCCTCCACTGAAACAAACAGTTTCCAGTTTCACACTGTTTTTGTGTTAGGGGGCGTGTGTTTGCAGAACTGAGCCCGAGCAGACGACGACACGGTGTTCAGTGAAACGCTCCTTTAAAAGGTCCGCGACAAACTTTCCCTCAAAACTGTTGATGAGCGAAAACATCGTTTGTTCTCAAACTTAATAAAGTTGTTTCCTGTGACTCGTCAGAGACGAGGACTCGAACATCAGGACAAAGTGTCGTCTGACGGCTTCGCGACTCGTCTCTGAGTCAACGTCAACAACGTCTGGAACAAACACCAATATAGAATCTTTCAGTTtaaccccgcctcctgcagaaCCACAGTGAGCACGTTGACAGGAAATAGGCCGGGATTGGTCGATCCAGGCAGACGGACGCCATCTTGAGTGAGCGAGTCATGTGATGagcatgtctgtctctgtccttctcttcaCTCAGGACTGACGAAGGAAAGGTTTCATTCTATCTGCACAAACCTGAACAAACAGAATCAGCTGAGACGACGTCTGTTTCCTGTCCctcctgtcccccccccccccccccccgcagcaTCACATGATTGATCCTTTGTTCTGAACTAAATCCAGATGTGTACATCTGCATTAGGTCGTTTGTTAAACCTGGATAAGAAGTTATTCTGCTCTGGATctaatatttttctctttccaccTCGATCACCAGGTTTTCGTCACAGCTCAGTTTGTCGTGGGACGGAGAAACATCGTAAAGTCGTGAACTGTACGAACGTTTCTTCAGATTCGTGAGATGAATAAAGTCACAAATAACAGAGAAgaatataaaacatgtgaattaAGTTTCAGGacgagttttcttttttaaatcaaactctgAGGTTCAGTGTGGAGACGACTCGTTCACACCTTGGTGGTGAAGGTGCAGGTACATTACTGGACAGTAGgtggagacaaacaaacactgattgAATCTGAGGTGTTTGGTGGATTTGCTGCAGACTGACACTCTTCATTCTGCGTCACCTGATTCGTCCTGAGCTCTTCATCTTGTCTTGGCCACAGGTCGGAACTATCTGCTGCTCATTTGTCTCAGGAAGACGATCTGTGTTACACAGGACGCGCTGCGAAAACAGAGACTCTGTATCTTTAACTTTATGATTTTGTAAATTTAATATTAACAAACTCCATCAGCCCCGAACCAGTTTGAAGCTGGTTTCATTGACTAGATTCTGATCTCAGTTGAAATATTGGTTTGAACTTCTATCACTTATTACGCAGTAACTTTTATTAACTTTTAGTTTGTATATAAAAGTTGTAGATCACTGAAAAGTGATGAagttaaaatgtatgtattttgtgGTTCAGGTGAAAAGTTGACGTCAGCCCCAGAGTCGAGACGTTTgttggttagcttagcttagcataaagactggtaGCATTTTAATCACGTTTTCCTCCAAAAACTTAAACAATAAATTTAATGGGAACAATCAGTCTGAAGCTGAATGAATCATCCAATCAGACGTCAGCGTCTCAGATGATTCTATTTGAATATTTGCGTCCTTCCTGTTTCCTTGCTCATGATGGTCGTGTAACTCGTGAACAGGAAGTGACGAGTCTTACCTGGATGACCGCACAGTCACGGTTACTATGGTGACACGTCCGTCTGCCTGGAAGCGTCTGTCGCTGTGACTgatgtgattaaaaacaaagaaggcTCCTTACACTGAGTCAAGATGGCGAGCAGGGCGTTCTTGAAGGCCTCTTTGGCAACTTCCATCTCCTCCTCGTGCTGAGCTTTCTCGCTCATCAGCCGGCGCACGTGGCTGTTGGCCGACTGGACCATGGAGTAGAAGTGATTGGAGGTTCTGCGGTTGACTTCGCCACGGTCGATCCACGTGAACAATACCGCCGTGGCCTCGCTGAAGTTATGGTCGTctgagagaaaggaagaggaggagcgagAGGAataggaggaggaagagaaagaggagaagaaagaggagaagaaagaggaggaggaagaggaggaggaagaggaggaggaagaggaggatgatgatcaCATGTGTTCATCATTTATTAAACAACAACTGGAGCAAAATGTCGAACTTCTGAATTAAAACcttgttttcatatttgataCGTTCATTTCTGTCTCTTGTCCGTCACGTGAAAACAGTGATCTCGTCTGGGAGCTGGTTTTCGGACGTCAACATCCACACACCTGATGTTGTGGTCCACCAATAGGAGCGGTGCATTCTGGGTATTTAACTTAACTATCTTCTATTTCCCGctggttgttttttgtctctccGCTGAACAGTTGAGCTTGATGTGGTTTCTGCAGCAGTGGAAAGTCTTCACCCTCTGAACCGAACCGGTTCCCTCCCCAGCACCGGGACCTTTAACGCTCTaaaacaaactgatgaaaaTCCTCCTCTGGGGCGTTCGCTGTTCTCCGCTCTCTGAGTTACGCAACAGTCACTCAACACAAAAGGCGTTTTTGATTTTCAACTTTTCATCCAAAACCAAGAGCTGCGCTCAGCATCAGTCATGAGTCTCTGCGGGCCGCACGCTTTCCCCtccatttaaataataattgaacGTTGCCACTGACGACGGCGCAGTGAATTAGAGAGCGTTTAATGAGCTCAATACCCACTGCAACACAACCTGTAAGAAACACTTTGCCTCGCTCTGATAAAgccccattcacacacagcagcagattacAGTCACATTAGAGCGAACACAATGAGGCGCCGCTGAGCGCAGACGACGGAGGGAATAATGGAGGTTTATTTCCTCCGCTGTGCGAGGTGAAGAATGAATTTATAAAGGTTATTCAAAGAGAAACATGCTCTGCTGTTAGACTCCTGTTTTTGACTTCAACTGATAGTTCAGATTTTTCTGAACCATGGAAACGTGTTCGACTATAAAAACTTTAACCTTTAAATAACGATAACGACGTGAGTCAACACGTTTCAGGtgcaaaacaacaaattcaTGATAAAACCGGATTTTTTTCAGTGGAATCAGAATCAGTTGGATTATTAAATAAAGCTGAGGATTCTTTGAATAGTTGGATAATAGACAGAATAGATAATAAATGTGTCGGTCTGATCAGACTGAGTTTAGTGTGATTTATCTTTCTCACCTTTCAGTCTCTCTGCCAACATGGCCGCCTCGTGCTCAGAGTAGTGCACTATGGGAGGAGGGGACGGTGGTCGCAGACGGTCCTCGTGCACCTTGCGGCGGTGTCTTTCCTCTCGGGCCAGCAGCCGCTGTTTACACTCCCACTCGTACAGATCGTCTCTGGCCTGAGCGAAGTCCACGTGGATCCTCCCTGAGTCCTTTTTGTCGGTGCTGGATCCGATACGCATCCGATaacctggaggagagagagaggacgtaTTTGTGCTGATTAGATACATCGGTTTAATGTTCAGGAAGATTTGAGGCTGTTACAGGAGCGGAAACAGTTTGAGAGTCTTTGTGTCCACGTGGTTcagtccactgtgtgtgtgtgtgtgtgtgtgtgtgtgatcacctGACAGGTATATAGCCTTGTCCACCATGAACTCCTCATTGAAGCGGATGTGGCAGAAGTTCTTCTTGCTCTTGCGGAGCGCGGTGATCTCCCCACACGGCTCAAACACCTCCCTGATGATCTCCTCCGTGGAGTTCTCCGGCAAACCTCCAACAAACACCGTCCTGCAGCCAGGGGGGCGCTCCCGAGTCGATGGAGGGGGCAGGTCTGCAAcaatcatcatcacaacactGAGTGTGTGAACACAACCCGTTTGTCTCTGTAACTAAAAACTATATTTCATGAACTTCTTGTTGTCGAGGAAACGTAACTTGTTTCACAGCATCAAGAGAATTAACAGCTGAGACTCTTTAATTTCAAACAAGTGCTcgtctgcagtgtgtgagtgtgtgtgtgtgagtgtgtgtgtgtgtgagtgtgtgagtgtgtgtgtgtgtgtgtgtgagtgtgtgtgtgtgtgtgtgtgtgtgtgtgagtgtgtgagtgtgtgtgtgtgagtgtgtgtgtgtgtgtgtgtgagtgtgtgtgtgtgtgtgtgtgtgtgtgtgtgtgtgagtgtgtgagtgtgtgtgtgtgagtgtgtgtgtgtgtgtgtgtgtgtgtgtgtgtgtgtgtgtgtgagtgtgtgtgtgtgtgtgtgtgtgtgtgtgtgagtgtgtgtgtgtgtgtgtgagtgtgtgagtgtgtgtgtgtgtgtgtgtgagtgtgtgtgtgtgtgtgtgagtgtgtgtgtgtgagtgtgtgtgtgtgtgtgtgagtgtgtgtgtgagtgtgtgtgtgagtgtgtgtgtgtgtgtgtgtgtgtgtgtgtgtgtgagtgtgtgtgtgtgtgtgtgtgagtgtgtgtgtgagtgtgtgagtgtgtgtgtgtgtgtgtgtgtgagtgtgtgtgtgtgtgtgagtgtgtgagtgtgtgagtgtgtgtgtgtgagtgtgtgtgtgtgagtgtgtatgtgtgtgtgtgtgtgtgtgtgtgagtgtgtgtgtgtgtgtctcactgggGTTCTGGGGGAACAGTGTGCAGCTCTTGCAGTGAATAATCTCTTTGATGACCGGCGTGTCCGGGGGTACGGGTGGAGGCGGGACCAGGCTGATGCCCGCCATCATGGGGTTGATGGGAGCGATGAGTCCGAGGCCGGGATCGAACCTCTGGATACACAGAGAGTCTGAGGAGAGAACGACGGTTAACAAGCGCCTCATTTAACCTCTAGTTTTTTGGTTTGagtcatgtcccatctgctaacatggaggaggtggggtttatgacttatactacagccggccaccaggggtcGATCAAGACTAGGAGCTGTTATGTCAAGCTGACTCAGGTGACATCACTCGAGGACGTCCGTCGTCACTCTAGAGGAAGTAAAGGGATTTTCACTCATTCATATTtccatagaaaataaaagtcccTAAATGACCTTTTCCTGTTCCTGTGCAGataaagacaaaagacaaagtaAGACGAGAAGAGTCGGTGAAAGTGTTTTGTAATAtttgaaaatggagaaaataaatcggagagagagaaaaggaggaaaaaagtgCTCAAGGAAATAAAGCATCACTATCTGGAACCAGAGCGATAACAGAAGACAGAGTGAGGACGAGATCTGTGAGGAAATAAACCTCTCCAGGGtttaatggagagagagagagagagagggagagggagggggggagagagagagggagagagagagagagagagaggaggaggagagagagagagagggagagagagagggagagagggaaagagagagagagaggacgagatCTGTGAGGAAATAAACCTCTCCAGGGTttaatggagagagagggagagagagagagaggggggggagggagagagagagagagagagagagagagagagagagagagagagagggagagagagagggagagagggaaagagagagagagaggacgagatCTGTGAGGAAATAAACCTCTCCAGGGTttaatggagagagagggagagagagagagaggggggggagggagagagagagagagagagagagagagagagagagagagagggagagagagagggagagagggaaagagagagagagagagggagagagggaaagagagagagagaggacgagatCTGTGAGGAAATAAACCTCTCCAGGGtttaatggagagagagagagagagagagggagagagagtgagagagagagagagagagagtgagagagagagagagagagagagagagagagcgggagagagagggagagagagggagagagggaaagagagagagagaggacgagatCTGTGAGGAAATAAACCTCTCCAGGGtttaatggagagagagagagagagagaaggagagagagtgagagagagagagagagagagagggagagagagagagagcaagataAAGGGCGAGCGGAGGACAGCAGCAATGTTTCAACTGATGAGGTGAAAAGAGAACgagcaggtcagaggtcagaggtcagaggaggggCTGCAACATCACAAGGTCCTGAATCAGTAACAACAAGACAACAcctacattacacacacacacacacacacacacactacacacacacacactacacacactacacacacacacacacacacactacacacactacacacaccacacacacacacacacacacacacacacacacacacacacaccgtcttTGTTTCCCGTCAGTATTTTAACTTTCTttgaaagtgatttaaaaatcaaagcaTCATTAACATAAATTAACATCAGAAGCAGAAATAGTGGAACAAGATAAACGTGTTGTGATTTTATCTTCGTACAGTTTTCATCATTGTGAGTTCAGCTCAGAAAAAACTCGTGAAATATTAATTTCCACGTAATCTTCGGTGCAGTGAACTCTGGTGATGAACGTGTCGTAGCTAACAGAAGATCATCGTGGACGTTGTTGTTGAATAAATCTCTAAGTTTAAATACGTGTTTAATAAAATACACTCGATGTTTCAGTCTCTTCTTCAGCTGATGTGAAACTGCTGCATCAGAACTTTACCATccactgtgtcactgtctctTTAACGAGGCGGAGTTTATATACACGTCACTGCTGATTGGACGACACCTGTGACACACCCACCAAACCAGAGGAAACTTTGCTCTGTTTCAAGCAGTgaggaaacatggaggtggAACGTGCTCCTGGTCTCAAGGTCAAACCAGAAGCTGCAGAAGATCTAGAACCTGATGATCCGTCTGTGACGCAGGAATAAAACCTTCAGCTGCTTCCCTcaacattcagtttgagcttcttcTTAAAGACGCCTCCTGTGGCTCCTTGTTGGAGATAAATGGTTTTTGAGCAGATTTTCCTCGCTCAGCAGAATCTCAACACTCGGGGCAGACGGGCGCTGCAGGCTGAAGATATAAAACACTTCCTGCTCCCAGTTTTTCTTGGCAAAAAGAAAGAATCCCCGCAcacttaaaaaaatgaaaagatacgCTGGGAGAAATAATCTTCCATAAATCAGAGCATCTGCAGCCGCGTTCTTCAGGTCTTAGGAAAACTCATTAAAGCGTCGTCTGCGATAACCCCGACAGGTAAATTACCGTCTTTGTGCTGCACATTCGTCATAATCACATCAGGCTGCTTTTCCTCTCAGACCCAAAACCACAGAGCCAGGTTCACGTCTCCGGCTCTGAATGACGCTGCCAGCGACACAGGAAGAAATGTAAAGAACAATaaaagagagacggaggagaggaaTGAAAACCAGAGCCAAGAGACGCAGAGAGAATCTGACACTAATTAAAAAACACTAATTATTCCTGTAGACGAGACGCGAGGATCGTCTGTGACTCACCGATCGATGaatcatttcttttatattGTGATGAGCTTCTTTCATAATGATGAAGTCATTTAAATACAAGGTGTAGATTGTGACTCGACTCTTATTGGTCGTGAAAGTTATACACAGATACTGTACGTGTGAcgtcatgatgacatcactccCACCACATGGTCCCGACTGAAGCTTTGGCTGGAACTTTGAACTGAGCAGCAGGTGAACAGATGTTCTGAAGATTCTTCTGTTGGAACGTTCGATCGTCAGCGTCAAAGTCTCCTGTCACTGCCCGAGGAATTATACTGTGGTTGCTAAGTTACCGTGTTCCTCCTCACAGGAAAATCCACACATTCAATTAATCTGTTcatttaataaacacacacacacacacacacacacacacacacacacacacacacacacacacgtctgtttcTATGTTCACATCAGACTCCATGGAAACACATGAGTCATGTGATTCACACACATCAAATGAGATCAGACCAGCGGAGGTTGTTATGACAACCACATAACGCAGATCGAGTTGACCACCACTAATATTACTTACTAatatactaatactactactactacttataatACTCATACTTACAGTACCACTGATACTGCTGCTGTCTTTTTATTACTGTGCCACAAATGTAAATTATACTAATTAACTAttaaacacgtgtgtgtgtgtgtgtgtgtgtgtgtgtgtgtgtgtgtgtgtgtgtcacagtgagcATCATTAAATCTATAGAAACTGTATCGTACCTGACACCAGCGGTTGTCCACTGATGCCCACAGGCATGATGCCCAGGTTGTTCATGGCTGTGGCCCAGGCTCCATGATCAGTGACGCTCAGGTGGTTCTGCTCCGCAGCCAGAGTGCCTACACCGtccactgccacacacacacacacacacacacacacacacacacacacacacacacacacacacacacacacacacacacacacacacacacacacacacacacacacacgtcattaaCATGTAAGTGTTAGCCTGTCTTGTTTTCCAGGCTGATTCTCACCAGTGGCCATGACAGGtgttctcctctctccgctcTCTGCCGACCTCTCATCAGATCCTCTGGCTGAAGGGGGGGGTGGAGGGATGAACCGATGAAGGAGTGAAGAGACAAGTTCATCCGGTcacagctgaggaggagagagagagagagagaggggagttaaaacacacacacacacacactagtttGGATAAAGTCAATATTAATATTGAGGTATTTGTGGACTCTGAGTGATGTCATCTCAGTGTGAGGGGCGTGTCCTGTCTTCAGATGAGTGGCAGCTGGTCATTAAAGAGTCGAGTGTGTGAAGCAGCGATGAGACGCTGCAGGTTtcttctctctgactctgttgAGATGCACGAcacgtctctgtctctgtcagctcGCTCTGCTCTCATCACCATCACTCACATCTGACACCAGGAAACTGACCGGGCGCCGCGACACGCCACTTACATAGAGACACAATCACATCAACAGCTTTTCATTAATGCCGACACGTGTGGCTCCGACCGAAGACGACGAGCGGCCTGACTGACGCTGAGCGGGTACAGGCCAATCACATGCTGGAGGGAAACACTGTCACATGACCATATAAAAAATATCTCAGTCCACACGACCTTCGTTTCACAAAatgtatccacacacacacacacacacacacacacacacacacacacacactcacacacacacacacacaccccttccttcttctccttcatcaaCTGCTCACTTTCATGCACCATGAAATATGCACAGCTGAATGCATGTTCTGTTTATTATTCATGAGTTCACTTGACATCTGTGAAtcatcctctcacacacacacacacacacacacacacacacacacacacacacacacacacacacacacacacacacacacacacacacacacacacacagtaaactttgtcctcaggagtttctgtctcagtctcaagtcgtcttcaaacagctgatgttcattaaTCAACTctgatcatttagagtcaaacagagCAGAAAGCACCGGGTGGATGGGGGGGTGGAGACCACAGTGATTGACAGGTAGTACTGTCAGCTCCACCCCTGCTCTTCCAAACATGTGCagctttaaaacatttgaaactttAACCACAAACCAACAGGTGACGTCACGGCGACGGCTGATTCTTGGTCAAACCTTTGTTTCATCTTTGTTGAGTTCTGACTTCCAGACGAAGACGGACGGTGTTGAGAGGTTTCCTCTGCGACCGAGCTGCAGGTCTGTGACACACGAGGAGTTCAGAACGTCCATCGTCAGAACGGAGCCATGAATCAAACTTGCTTCTTACAGTTCTGTCAGATGTGATCTGGGACGTTCCTCAGATTCCATCcatattaaaaatgttgatgGAGCATGGCAGCCGTCCCTGATGCAAATCTGTAAACATTCAGTCTTCAAAGACGAAGACTTTCCAGGGACGTCCCCTCGTCACAGACCCTGATGAGTGATTACAGACACTGATGGAGCCgctcagagaaacacagaggactTCAGCTTCATGAGGACAGAGGACGGTGGTGGAGAGACTTGTGTCTTTCTGCTCCAGTCGTTCAGACGAGCACCTTCCCTCTGTAACTCCACATGCAACAGCAACATGTAAATACATGGAGCGGTCATGCTAAGGCAAACATGTCATGTTCTTCAGCTGGAAACTAAAGATGTGGAAATCTGATCGTTAATAAGACTAATGACGAGAACTTAACGAGAACCTGCGATTTCACTGACGCCACTGACCGAACATTTCACTGTCATGTGACCC includes:
- the enox1 gene encoding ecto-NOX disulfide-thiol exchanger 1 translates to MATVDGVGTLAAEQNHLSVTDHGAWATAMNNLGIMPVGISGQPLVSDSLCIQRFDPGLGLIAPINPMMAGISLVPPPPVPPDTPVIKEIIHCKSCTLFPQNPNLPPPSTRERPPGCRTVFVGGLPENSTEEIIREVFEPCGEITALRKSKKNFCHIRFNEEFMVDKAIYLSGYRMRIGSSTDKKDSGRIHVDFAQARDDLYEWECKQRLLAREERHRRKVHEDRLRPPSPPPIVHYSEHEAAMLAERLKDDHNFSEATAVLFTWIDRGEVNRRTSNHFYSMVQSANSHVRRLMSEKAQHEEEMEVAKEAFKNALLAILTQFEKISAVFTAATRQKAWDHFSKAQRKNIDIWRKQCEELRNAHSEEIMGIRREEEMEMSDDDLDENPCKRLRTQDNGVCDQASLREENDSLRWQLDSYRNEVDLLRKEQSKAGHPDDEHTHTHSPDAQIQQLQQRMLLMQQQLLSLQEKLTSKEAELEQARDEHRYLEGEVLTLRDKLLNSPVEALEGANGEPHEKGMNGCVPSLFHSRDRRSDVIVRGGVTSEKEALLLGIISTFLHVHPFGANLEYLVSYIQRLDSKVSAGELERLMVRLPAMFRQELSGVGATLEKRWKFCGFDSLGSA